Proteins encoded together in one Planctomyces sp. SH-PL14 window:
- a CDS encoding HlyD family secretion protein: MIALLIDIYALLVWLVFFRFKLLKFDLKAKIATAVIGVLFCFGILIAVNFLHPQSLDARIFQQVVPVATRLPQSGRVAEVVVHPNVPVKKGDVLFRIDPEPFQIEVDRLEAALAEAEQNVPQLKATYDASVATIDRLKEESAFARQEFARFERLAKENAATQEQFEETSRNLRSAEASLREAEAQSAKAKLAMEAKTADGENVDVAQLKAQLAQARYDLNETTVRAPIDGFVTNLELQPGFVVQPGVPVLTFVSNPDGVVVVTLPQEYLGTIEPEDEVEVALDMYPGRMIRGKVENVIWATGQGQLTPSGQLPTATESSPAGRFAIKVRIDEDEQKRYRLPAGAAGAAAIYTKYGTPFRIVRRVIVRWYTWLNYLQIAM, encoded by the coding sequence ATGATCGCGCTCCTGATCGATATCTACGCCCTCCTCGTCTGGCTCGTCTTCTTCCGCTTCAAGCTCCTCAAGTTCGACCTCAAAGCCAAAATCGCCACCGCCGTGATCGGCGTCCTGTTCTGCTTCGGGATCCTGATTGCCGTGAACTTCCTCCACCCGCAGTCGCTCGACGCGCGGATCTTTCAGCAGGTCGTCCCGGTCGCCACGCGGCTGCCGCAGTCGGGCCGGGTCGCGGAGGTCGTCGTCCATCCGAACGTCCCGGTGAAGAAAGGGGATGTCCTCTTCCGGATCGATCCCGAGCCGTTCCAGATCGAGGTCGACCGCCTGGAAGCGGCCCTCGCCGAAGCGGAGCAGAACGTCCCGCAGCTCAAGGCGACCTACGACGCCTCGGTCGCCACCATCGACCGGCTGAAGGAAGAATCCGCGTTCGCCAGGCAGGAGTTCGCGCGGTTCGAGCGGCTGGCCAAGGAGAACGCCGCCACGCAGGAGCAGTTCGAGGAAACTTCCCGCAACCTGCGGAGCGCCGAGGCCTCCCTCCGCGAAGCGGAAGCCCAGTCCGCCAAGGCGAAACTCGCGATGGAGGCCAAGACCGCCGACGGCGAGAACGTCGACGTCGCCCAGCTCAAGGCTCAGCTCGCCCAGGCACGGTACGACCTCAACGAGACGACCGTCCGGGCACCGATCGACGGCTTCGTCACCAACCTCGAGCTCCAGCCGGGCTTCGTTGTCCAGCCCGGAGTGCCGGTCCTGACGTTCGTCTCGAATCCCGACGGAGTCGTGGTCGTCACGCTGCCGCAGGAGTACCTGGGAACGATCGAGCCGGAGGACGAGGTCGAGGTGGCGCTCGACATGTACCCCGGCCGGATGATCCGCGGGAAGGTCGAGAACGTGATCTGGGCGACCGGCCAGGGACAGCTCACCCCCAGCGGCCAGCTCCCGACGGCGACCGAGAGCTCTCCGGCGGGCCGGTTCGCCATCAAGGTCCGAATCGACGAGGACGAGCAGAAGCGGTACCGGCTCCCCGCGGGGGCGGCCGGGGCGGCGGCGATCTATACG
- a CDS encoding DUF3302 domain-containing protein encodes MLDVITIAIILIVVAVNVFFLLWLAALPGAIARDRHHPQAEAITCCGWLSLLTLFATWPIALVWAYTNPAHVRVDEPRPPAKA; translated from the coding sequence ATGCTCGACGTGATCACGATCGCGATCATCCTCATCGTGGTCGCCGTCAACGTCTTCTTCCTCCTCTGGCTCGCCGCCCTGCCGGGAGCCATCGCCCGCGACCGCCACCACCCCCAGGCCGAAGCGATCACCTGCTGCGGCTGGCTCAGCCTCCTGACTCTCTTCGCCACCTGGCCCATCGCCCTCGTCTGGGCCTACACGAACCCCGCGCACGTCCGCGTCGACGAACCCCGGCCGCCCGCCAAAGCCTGA